In Streptococcus uberis, a single window of DNA contains:
- a CDS encoding FecCD family ABC transporter permease: MKKQKLFYFGICLSLILILLILLSLSIGDSSFSIHVVWDCLFGKASPAMTFIITKIRLPRILACLFGGASLALAGNLLQTLTRNPLADSGILGINAGAGFMIALLISHGKGDNSLNMAFLPFLATLGALLTLVLVYMASLSKQKTIQPTALIITGVGFSMMLSSLMIAVVGHVNRYKVDYVLNWLSGRIIGDDWNAILLTAPLLVLLWGFTYSKSYTLNILLMSDDMATALGMNVQRERKIILALATCLAAISVTLIGNITFIGLIAGHVSRYFIGDDHRLNLPLSLLLGMIFLLLADTLTRVFLVGSNIPTGIIISLLGAPYFLYLMQEKPKKS; encoded by the coding sequence ATGAAGAAACAAAAGCTTTTCTATTTTGGAATTTGTCTATCTCTTATCCTAATCCTATTAATACTCCTTTCTCTGTCCATTGGGGATTCTAGCTTTTCGATACATGTAGTCTGGGATTGCTTGTTTGGGAAGGCTAGTCCAGCTATGACCTTCATAATCACAAAAATTAGACTACCCAGAATTCTAGCCTGCTTATTTGGTGGAGCCTCTTTGGCTTTAGCCGGAAACTTACTTCAAACCTTAACCCGAAATCCTCTTGCTGATTCAGGAATTTTAGGGATTAATGCAGGGGCTGGGTTTATGATTGCTTTGCTGATTAGTCATGGAAAAGGTGACAATTCCTTAAATATGGCCTTCCTTCCTTTTTTGGCAACTTTGGGAGCACTTTTGACACTTGTACTTGTTTATATGGCATCTTTATCCAAACAAAAAACCATTCAACCGACAGCTTTAATCATTACCGGTGTTGGTTTTTCCATGATGTTATCCAGTTTAATGATTGCTGTCGTGGGTCATGTGAATCGTTATAAGGTGGATTACGTTCTTAATTGGTTAAGCGGCCGCATCATTGGTGATGATTGGAATGCCATTCTGTTAACAGCACCACTCTTAGTTCTTCTATGGGGTTTTACCTACAGCAAATCCTATACCTTAAACATCCTCCTTATGAGTGATGATATGGCAACTGCCTTAGGGATGAATGTCCAAAGAGAGCGAAAAATCATACTTGCACTGGCAACCTGCCTCGCAGCAATCAGTGTGACCTTGATTGGAAACATCACTTTTATTGGATTAATTGCTGGACATGTCAGTCGTTACTTTATTGGTGATGATCATCGCCTAAATCTCCCTTTAAGTCTTTTGCTTGGTATGATTTTCCTACTACTTGCTGACACATTGACACGCGTCTTCTTAGTGGGCTCAAACATTCCTACAGGAATCATTATCTCTCTTCTAGGAGCACCTTATTTCCTTTATTTAATGCAAGAAAAACCAAAAAAGAGTTGA
- a CDS encoding FecCD family ABC transporter permease: MTDTNQTSLKQPKSFWLVFFTLGLLFFIVGYVSLRFGAVTFSHDTLGDIIQNPTDRSRLTLTFLNIRLPRVLATIIVGAALAVSGAVMQGITRNPIADPGLLGINSGAGLGLVVAYAFFHQLHYTSIILVCLSGSILASLMVFSLSYQIGKGYQQLRLILAGAMVSTFLTALGQAITTYFQLANRIIGWQAGGFVAVNWQMLYHIAPIIGFGLIMTQLLAHQLTILSLSETRSKALGQNTLLLTLIFMALVLLMASASVALAGNISFLGLIIPHFVKALFPSTYQRRLPLIAISGATFMMAVDLICRTITPPYETPLTAVISLVGLPVFLWLVRKGGRE, from the coding sequence ATGACGGACACAAACCAAACTTCCTTAAAACAGCCAAAATCTTTTTGGCTTGTTTTTTTCACATTAGGACTTCTCTTTTTTATTGTAGGTTATGTCAGCCTTCGTTTTGGTGCTGTCACATTTTCACACGACACATTAGGAGATATCATCCAAAACCCAACTGACAGATCACGCTTGACACTTACATTTCTAAATATCCGACTCCCAAGAGTACTAGCCACTATCATTGTTGGAGCTGCACTTGCTGTATCTGGTGCTGTTATGCAAGGCATTACTCGAAATCCTATTGCTGACCCAGGCTTACTCGGAATCAATAGCGGTGCAGGCCTTGGATTAGTGGTTGCCTATGCTTTTTTCCATCAATTACATTACACAAGTATTATACTGGTCTGTTTATCGGGTTCGATTCTGGCTTCATTGATGGTTTTTAGTCTCTCTTATCAAATTGGAAAAGGCTACCAACAATTACGCTTAATTCTTGCCGGTGCTATGGTATCAACATTTTTGACAGCATTAGGACAGGCTATCACAACCTATTTTCAGCTCGCTAACAGAATTATCGGTTGGCAAGCAGGTGGTTTTGTCGCAGTCAATTGGCAAATGCTTTATCATATTGCCCCTATTATTGGCTTTGGCCTCATTATGACACAATTATTAGCTCATCAGTTAACGATTCTTAGCCTTAGCGAGACAAGATCAAAAGCTTTAGGCCAAAATACACTGCTACTGACGCTTATTTTTATGGCTTTAGTTCTTTTAATGGCTTCAGCTTCTGTTGCTCTTGCTGGAAATATTTCCTTTCTTGGACTTATTATTCCTCACTTTGTTAAAGCACTTTTTCCATCTACCTATCAAAGACGTCTGCCTTTAATTGCCATTAGCGGTGCTACTTTTATGATGGCCGTTGATTTGATTTGTCGAACCATCACCCCCCCTTACGAGACACCATTAACTGCTGTCATTAGTTTGGTTGGTTTACCAGTATTTCTATGGCTTGTCAGAAAAGGAGGACGAGAATGA
- a CDS encoding manganese-dependent inorganic pyrophosphatase — MSKVLVFGHQNPDTDAIASSYAFAYLAKNAYKMDAEVVALGEPNEETAFALDYFGVTAPRVVESAKAEGVDTVILTDHNEFQQSLSDISDVTIFGVVDHHRVANFETANPLFMRVEPVGSASSIVYRMYKENNLEVPKEIAGLLLSGLISDTLLLKSPTTHMTDHKVAEELANLAGVNLDEYGMSLLKAGTNLASKSEAELIDIDAKTFELNGNAVRVAQVNTVDIAEVLERQDAIETAISDAIVKEGYSDFVLMITDIVNSNSEILALGSNMDKVEAAFNFKLENNHAFLPGAVSRKKQVVPQLTESFGA, encoded by the coding sequence ATGTCTAAAGTTTTAGTTTTTGGTCATCAAAATCCAGATACAGATGCTATTGCATCTTCATATGCTTTCGCCTATTTAGCAAAAAATGCTTACAAAATGGATGCTGAAGTGGTTGCTCTAGGTGAGCCAAATGAAGAGACAGCATTTGCGCTTGATTACTTTGGTGTTACTGCTCCCAGAGTTGTTGAATCAGCAAAAGCGGAAGGTGTTGACACAGTGATCTTAACTGACCACAATGAATTCCAACAATCCCTTTCTGATATTAGCGATGTTACTATTTTTGGAGTTGTGGACCATCATCGTGTTGCTAACTTTGAAACAGCTAATCCACTATTTATGCGTGTTGAGCCTGTTGGTTCAGCGTCATCAATTGTCTACCGTATGTACAAAGAAAATAATCTAGAAGTGCCTAAAGAAATTGCTGGTCTTTTACTTTCTGGTTTAATTTCAGATACATTACTTTTAAAATCTCCAACAACTCATATGACTGACCATAAAGTTGCTGAAGAGCTTGCAAATCTTGCTGGCGTTAACCTAGATGAATATGGTATGTCTTTATTGAAAGCAGGAACAAACTTAGCTAGTAAATCAGAGGCTGAATTAATTGATATTGATGCCAAAACCTTCGAGTTAAATGGTAATGCTGTGCGTGTTGCTCAAGTTAATACTGTCGATATTGCTGAAGTTTTAGAACGTCAAGATGCTATCGAAACAGCTATTTCGGATGCCATTGTAAAAGAAGGTTATTCAGATTTTGTCTTAATGATTACTGATATTGTAAACTCAAACTCTGAAATTTTAGCATTAGGTTCAAATATGGACAAGGTAGAAGCAGCCTTTAACTTTAAACTTGAAAATAATCATGCCTTTTTACCAGGTGCTGTATCACGTAAAAAACAAGTTGTCCCACAATTAACTGAAAGCTTCGGCGCATAA
- a CDS encoding ABC transporter ATP-binding protein → MSTINANHLSVAYDQKVIINDLTINLPSQKITSLIGSNGCGKSTLLKALTRIIPNQKGNILIDGQDIAKMPTMEIAKKMALLPQVQDITDGISVYELVSFGRYPYQSRLGKLTEDDKKIIDWALEMTKTQELANQLVDQLSGGQKQRVWIAMALAQDTPLIFLDEPTTYLDINHQLEILELLQSLNKESQKTIIMVLHDLNLASRYSDYLVSIKDGKIAYQGDPSEIMTPEIIRDIFGIEAHLTQDPIYNCPILLSYKLI, encoded by the coding sequence ATGTCAACCATTAATGCCAATCATCTATCTGTCGCTTACGACCAAAAAGTCATCATTAACGATTTGACCATCAACCTACCCAGTCAAAAAATAACATCGCTGATAGGCTCTAATGGTTGTGGGAAATCAACACTTTTGAAAGCATTGACTCGTATCATTCCCAATCAAAAAGGGAACATCCTGATAGATGGCCAAGACATTGCTAAAATGCCTACAATGGAAATTGCCAAAAAAATGGCACTTCTACCACAGGTGCAAGACATTACAGATGGCATCAGTGTTTATGAATTGGTTTCATTCGGTCGGTATCCCTATCAAAGTCGCTTAGGAAAGCTAACCGAAGACGATAAAAAGATCATTGATTGGGCCTTGGAAATGACAAAAACCCAAGAACTGGCCAACCAATTGGTCGACCAACTTTCTGGTGGTCAAAAACAACGTGTATGGATTGCAATGGCTCTAGCCCAAGATACTCCTTTAATTTTCTTAGATGAGCCTACAACCTATCTCGATATTAATCATCAATTGGAAATCTTGGAATTGCTCCAATCCTTAAATAAAGAATCTCAGAAGACAATCATCATGGTGTTGCATGATTTAAACCTAGCGTCTCGATATTCAGACTATTTGGTTAGCATTAAAGATGGTAAAATCGCCTACCAAGGAGACCCTTCTGAAATCATGACTCCTGAAATTATCAGGGATATTTTTGGAATTGAAGCTCATCTTACCCAAGATCCCATTTATAACTGTCCTATCCTTTTATCTTATAAACTCATATAA
- a CDS encoding DUF1803 domain-containing protein produces the protein MLTIINPNKMTKDPFFLDLINYLDSENDVTLRQLKKAFSHIPNLDRKLDTYIKEGFVSRANRRYQLMLPALPEWSELRLDQMLLLSTTSPFYQTLQELEFVTELCNQTNECLILEKTRFERQELSLSNYFYKLKNGYKLSPEQEPLYALLGDVNPEYALKYMSSFLLKCLKKDSFKQKRPDIFCQALLILGYLKEVDFQTYALNMAVDKERFIFTAF, from the coding sequence ATGTTAACAATTATAAATCCCAATAAGATGACCAAAGACCCATTTTTTCTAGACTTAATCAATTACCTGGATTCAGAAAATGATGTGACTTTAAGGCAATTAAAAAAAGCCTTTTCCCATATTCCAAACCTTGATCGGAAACTGGATACCTATATCAAAGAAGGTTTTGTTAGTCGTGCTAACCGAAGGTATCAATTAATGCTACCAGCCTTGCCTGAGTGGTCTGAATTAAGATTGGATCAGATGCTCCTGCTATCAACAACTAGTCCTTTTTATCAAACTTTGCAAGAATTAGAATTTGTAACAGAGCTCTGCAATCAAACAAATGAGTGTCTCATTTTAGAAAAGACCCGTTTTGAACGGCAAGAATTAAGCCTATCAAACTATTTCTACAAGCTCAAAAACGGCTATAAGCTAAGTCCAGAGCAAGAACCATTATATGCCTTGCTTGGAGATGTCAATCCAGAATATGCCCTAAAGTATATGAGCTCATTTCTTTTAAAATGTCTTAAAAAAGATAGTTTTAAACAGAAAAGACCCGATATATTTTGTCAGGCCTTGCTTATTTTGGGTTATCTTAAGGAAGTTGATTTTCAAACCTATGCCTTGAACATGGCAGTAGATAAGGAAAGGTTCATTTTTACAGCATTTTAA
- a CDS encoding iron-hydroxamate ABC transporter substrate-binding protein: protein MKKLLVTLVLIFSTLSLIACSSQSTKQEEHKTKLSQMPKISGFTYKGKVPENPKRVVSLSSTYTGYLAKLDIPLVGITSYDHKNPVLKKYIKDAKVVSATDLESITALEPDLIIVGSNEENISQLAEIAPLISIEYRKHDYLQVFSDFGKVFNKTKETDKWLQEWKTKTASFESDVKAVTGNDATFTIMGLYEKDIYLFGKDWGRGGEIIHQAFQYQAPEKVKTEVFPKGYLSISQEVLPDYIGDYVVVAAEDEKTGSSLYESDLWKNIPAVQKNHVIKVNANTFYFTDPLSLEYELKTLTDAILTQKTHN, encoded by the coding sequence ATGAAAAAATTACTTGTCACATTAGTGTTGATTTTCAGCACATTATCATTGATTGCATGTTCATCACAAAGCACAAAGCAAGAAGAACATAAAACAAAACTATCACAAATGCCAAAGATCTCTGGTTTTACCTATAAAGGGAAGGTACCAGAAAACCCTAAAAGAGTAGTTAGTTTATCTTCAACCTACACCGGTTATTTGGCAAAGCTCGATATCCCACTAGTTGGAATCACTTCTTATGATCACAAAAATCCCGTCTTAAAGAAATACATCAAGGATGCTAAAGTTGTCTCTGCAACCGACCTAGAAAGCATTACGGCCTTGGAACCTGATTTAATTATTGTGGGTTCAAATGAAGAAAATATCAGTCAATTAGCTGAAATCGCTCCGCTTATTTCCATTGAATACCGCAAACATGACTATTTACAGGTATTCTCAGATTTTGGTAAAGTCTTTAACAAAACCAAAGAAACCGACAAATGGTTACAGGAATGGAAAACAAAAACAGCTTCTTTTGAAAGTGACGTTAAAGCAGTTACAGGTAATGATGCTACCTTTACCATAATGGGATTATATGAGAAAGATATCTATCTTTTCGGTAAAGATTGGGGTCGTGGTGGCGAAATCATTCACCAAGCCTTCCAATATCAAGCTCCAGAAAAAGTAAAAACGGAGGTTTTCCCAAAAGGCTATTTGTCCATTTCACAAGAAGTTCTTCCAGATTATATTGGTGATTATGTCGTTGTCGCTGCAGAGGATGAAAAAACAGGTTCTTCTCTTTATGAAAGTGACCTTTGGAAAAATATACCAGCCGTTCAAAAAAATCATGTCATAAAAGTTAATGCGAATACCTTTTATTTCACTGACCCTCTGTCATTAGAGTATGAATTAAAAACCTTAACGGATGCTATCTTGACTCAGAAAACTCACAACTAG
- the pflA gene encoding pyruvate formate-lyase-activating protein, with translation MEEIDYGQVTGMIHSTESFGSVDGPGIRFIIFMQGCKMRCQYCHNPDTWEMETNKSRERTVSDVLKEALQYRHFWGKNGGITVSGGEAMLQIDFITALFIEAKKLGIHTTLDTCGFAYRPTPEYHQILDKLLAVTDLILLDLKEIDEEQHKIVTRQPNKNILLFAHYLSDKGIPVWIRHVLVPGLTDIDEHLERLGDFVAKLKNVDKFEILPYHTMGEFKWRELGIPYPLEGVKPPTKERVQNAKTIMKTESYTEYMNRIHRS, from the coding sequence ATGGAAGAAATAGATTATGGACAAGTAACGGGAATGATTCATTCCACAGAAAGTTTTGGGTCTGTGGATGGTCCAGGAATCCGCTTCATCATTTTTATGCAAGGCTGTAAAATGCGTTGTCAGTATTGCCATAATCCAGATACCTGGGAAATGGAAACCAACAAGTCAAGAGAACGAACAGTTAGTGATGTCCTTAAAGAAGCATTACAATACAGACACTTTTGGGGCAAAAATGGTGGTATAACAGTATCTGGAGGCGAAGCTATGCTCCAAATTGATTTTATCACTGCACTCTTTATAGAAGCTAAAAAACTAGGTATTCATACCACTCTGGACACTTGTGGTTTTGCTTATCGTCCTACCCCTGAATACCATCAGATCTTAGATAAGTTATTGGCTGTCACTGACTTAATCCTCTTGGATTTAAAGGAAATTGACGAAGAGCAGCACAAGATTGTGACACGACAACCCAATAAAAATATTCTCCTTTTTGCACACTATTTGTCAGATAAAGGGATTCCGGTCTGGATTCGTCATGTCTTAGTACCGGGATTAACAGATATAGATGAGCACCTTGAAAGACTTGGTGACTTTGTCGCAAAACTAAAAAATGTTGATAAATTTGAAATCCTCCCTTATCATACAATGGGTGAATTCAAATGGCGTGAACTAGGTATTCCTTATCCATTAGAAGGTGTCAAACCTCCCACAAAAGAAAGGGTACAAAATGCAAAAACCATCATGAAAACAGAATCCTATACGGAATACATGAATCGCATTCACCGTTCGTAA